A window of Selenomonas ruminantium subsp. lactilytica TAM6421 contains these coding sequences:
- a CDS encoding DUF4446 family protein has protein sequence MNMKYFMEFMAGNMPFIVVFMAIVMVIMLCIMIRQAWNLSYMKKRYRKMMSGVDGDNLERLLMGHIDEVRHVVEENQRIDAENRRMDELLNLAVTRVGMVRFRAFEDMGSDLSYAVALLDAHNNGVVLSSIFGREDSRSYAKPIEDGKSTYPMTKEEEQALHEAMGKAM, from the coding sequence ATGAATATGAAATATTTTATGGAGTTCATGGCAGGTAATATGCCGTTCATTGTAGTCTTTATGGCCATCGTGATGGTTATCATGCTTTGCATCATGATCCGTCAGGCCTGGAATCTCAGCTATATGAAAAAGCGTTACCGCAAGATGATGAGCGGCGTGGATGGGGATAATCTGGAACGCCTGCTCATGGGGCATATCGATGAGGTTCGTCATGTGGTAGAGGAAAATCAGCGTATCGATGCGGAAAACCGCCGCATGGATGAACTGCTGAATCTGGCCGTAACCCGGGTGGGGATGGTTCGCTTCCGTGCCTTCGAGGATATGGGCAGCGACCTGAGTTATGCGGTGGCCCTGCTGGATGCCCATAACAATGGCGTGGTGCTCTCCAGCATCTTTGGCCGGGAGGATTCCCGCAGCTATGCCAAACCCATTGAGGATGGGAAATCCACCTATCCCATGACGAAGGAAGAAGAACAGGCTTTGCATGAAGCAATGGGCAAAGCCATGTAA
- a CDS encoding ParB/RepB/Spo0J family partition protein has product MAKQGGLGKGLGALLGGPKPVGDALSAEKAHKVAISMIQPNRYQPRTEFDESALEELKDSVKEFGVLQPLLVRKIADKSYELIAGERRLRAAKLAGLTEVPVDIREFNNEEIAQIALIENIQRENLNAMEEAKAYDRLMKEFRLTQETVAKKVGRSRSHIANFLRLLNLADQVQAYVANGALSMGQAKPLLALNNKELQLEAADYIQSRDLSARQSEQLVKKLLENPDMLHEQNVGTPSQAKPEQDVFVRDAVDKLTEMFGTQVRIQTGKKKSKLEIEFYSPEDLERIMNTMLQRQQNVKEQKMAALRQFSQTGKFTV; this is encoded by the coding sequence GTGGCTAAGCAAGGCGGCCTGGGCAAAGGCCTGGGAGCGTTATTGGGCGGACCAAAGCCTGTCGGTGATGCATTGAGCGCAGAAAAGGCCCATAAGGTTGCCATCAGCATGATCCAGCCGAATCGTTATCAGCCCCGCACGGAGTTTGATGAGAGTGCCTTAGAGGAACTCAAGGATTCTGTCAAGGAATTTGGCGTACTGCAGCCGCTGCTGGTGCGCAAGATCGCCGATAAAAGCTATGAGCTGATTGCCGGGGAGCGGCGCCTGCGGGCGGCAAAACTGGCCGGCCTTACGGAAGTGCCGGTGGATATCCGGGAATTCAATAATGAAGAGATTGCTCAAATTGCCCTGATTGAAAATATCCAAAGGGAAAACCTGAATGCCATGGAAGAAGCCAAGGCTTATGATCGGCTGATGAAGGAATTCCGGCTCACCCAGGAAACTGTGGCGAAAAAGGTGGGGCGCAGCCGTTCCCATATTGCCAACTTCCTGCGGCTGCTGAACCTGGCTGACCAGGTGCAGGCATATGTGGCCAACGGGGCACTGTCCATGGGACAGGCCAAGCCCTTGCTGGCGCTGAATAACAAGGAGCTGCAGCTGGAAGCGGCCGATTACATTCAGAGCCGTGACCTTTCCGCCCGGCAGTCTGAACAGTTGGTGAAGAAGCTGCTGGAAAATCCGGATATGCTGCATGAGCAGAATGTGGGTACGCCATCGCAGGCAAAACCGGAACAGGATGTATTCGTAAGAGATGCCGTGGATAAGCTCACGGAGATGTTCGGTACCCAGGTGCGTATTCAGACCGGCAAGAAGAAAAGTAAGCTGGAAATCGAATTCTACTCGCCCGAGGATCTGGAGCGCATCATGAATACTATGCTGCAGAGACAGCAGAATGTGAAAGAGCAGAAAATGGCGGCATTGCGCCAGTTTTCACAGACAGGGAAATTCACGGTTTAA
- a CDS encoding ParA family protein has protein sequence MKNLAKIIAVANQKGGVGKTTTSVNLAACLAAKKKKVLLVDCDPQGNASSGFGVDKSTLQGKTIYQVLIDNVPVSEVIQKTEFKVDILPANIDLAGAEVELVAAISRETRLKKALDAVRDDYDYIIIDCPPSLGLLTLNSLTAADSVLVPIQCEFYALEGVAQLMRTIELVRSNLNAALKLEGVVMTMYDSRTKLAEQVVAEVRNSFDAVVYKTMIPRNVRLSEAPSFGQPIIYYDKKSKGSEEYMKLAKEVIACG, from the coding sequence GTGAAAAATTTGGCAAAGATTATTGCTGTTGCCAATCAGAAGGGCGGCGTGGGCAAAACCACAACGTCGGTAAATCTGGCAGCCTGTCTGGCCGCCAAAAAGAAGAAGGTTCTGTTGGTGGATTGCGATCCGCAGGGCAATGCCAGCAGTGGCTTTGGTGTTGATAAGTCAACCCTTCAGGGGAAGACCATCTATCAGGTATTGATTGACAATGTACCCGTCAGCGAAGTAATCCAAAAGACGGAATTCAAGGTGGATATCCTGCCGGCCAATATTGATCTGGCTGGTGCTGAGGTGGAGCTGGTGGCAGCTATTTCCCGGGAAACCAGGTTGAAGAAAGCCCTGGATGCTGTGCGGGATGATTACGATTACATCATCATCGACTGCCCGCCTTCTTTGGGGCTGCTTACGCTGAATTCCCTGACGGCGGCCGATTCGGTGCTGGTTCCCATTCAGTGTGAGTTCTATGCACTGGAGGGTGTGGCTCAGCTGATGCGGACGATTGAGCTGGTGCGCAGCAACCTCAATGCGGCGCTGAAGCTGGAAGGCGTGGTCATGACCATGTATGATTCCCGCACGAAGCTGGCCGAACAGGTGGTAGCAGAAGTGCGGAACAGCTTTGATGCCGTGGTTTACAAGACCATGATTCCCCGCAATGTGCGCCTGAGTGAAGCTCCTTCCTTCGGCCAGCCTATCATCTATTATGATAAGAAGTCCAAGGGCTCGGAGGAGTATATGAAGCTGGCGAAAGAGGTGATTGCTTGTGGCTAA
- a CDS encoding 5-methyltetrahydrofolate--homocysteine methyltransferase, with the protein MPIYNTPLLAIDAKEARRYAGLQKAQDFAEEKILAACQDARLLAQPCSVWEIYDYDCQSQMIQSSPPCKIQGEKIGQHLAGCEKVILLAATVGDDIEEDVTRRFNAGEYSMAVLLDAAATAAVEQVADGLEKALAPKMAAKGFGMKWRFSPGYGDWPLEQQPELIRLSSAASIGVGLSSSMMLVPRKSVTAIIGLYRKQENKEIQHAPKGCAACSQVNCPSRKR; encoded by the coding sequence ATGCCCATTTACAATACGCCCCTGCTGGCCATCGATGCCAAGGAAGCCCGCCGCTATGCAGGACTGCAGAAAGCGCAGGATTTTGCGGAAGAAAAGATCCTCGCCGCCTGTCAGGACGCCAGGCTGTTAGCCCAGCCCTGCAGTGTCTGGGAAATCTACGATTATGACTGCCAATCCCAAATGATCCAGTCCTCGCCGCCCTGCAAAATCCAGGGTGAAAAAATTGGCCAACATCTGGCAGGCTGCGAAAAGGTAATCCTGTTGGCCGCTACTGTGGGTGACGATATCGAGGAAGATGTAACCCGCCGGTTCAATGCCGGTGAGTACAGCATGGCGGTTCTGCTGGATGCGGCCGCCACTGCTGCCGTCGAACAGGTAGCCGATGGCCTGGAAAAAGCACTGGCACCAAAAATGGCCGCCAAGGGATTCGGAATGAAATGGCGCTTCAGCCCCGGCTATGGGGACTGGCCACTGGAGCAGCAGCCGGAACTGATCCGGCTGTCAAGTGCTGCCAGTATCGGAGTTGGCCTGTCCTCCTCCATGATGCTGGTGCCCCGCAAAAGCGTCACCGCCATCATCGGCCTTTACCGCAAACAGGAAAACAAGGAAATCCAGCACGCCCCTAAGGGCTGCGCCGCCTGCAGCCAAGTTAACTGCCCGTCCAGAAAGAGATAA